Proteins encoded by one window of Cannabis sativa cultivar Pink pepper isolate KNU-18-1 chromosome 4, ASM2916894v1, whole genome shotgun sequence:
- the LOC115713025 gene encoding stemmadenine O-acetyltransferase-like, which yields MVSVRVDIVSKEMIKPSSPTPDHLRSYQLSFLDQISPPLFVPFVMFYDKEKDSTNNYNDVVEISTKLKTAMSHVLTQFYPLAGRLSEATASVDCNDMGIPFFEAKVSCQLSEFLAQNPILPIELNKFIPFKPDYEEVSHLPLGIQLNIFKCGSIAIGSCISHKFVDGISYFMFLNRWTAIARGDQDQQLRFEAASLFPPMNLSQYNSKTGFVNKNSMSFTSKRFVFKASSIKDLKQRYVVDNKSVSRVEALSAFIWNRFVAVDDLSKKTNNYVMSYPMNLRNRFDPPLLDCSFGNIFRLVMFDVDVSEDNECEIFIRKLREEFSHIDGKYLKMLQQQEGMVKHLDFIKKMTNEKTLFSFSSWCRFPLYESDFGWGKPVWVGVPPFPSNNLVVLMDSKSGDGGIEAFINLDKNVMDKLESDEEFLAFVSV from the coding sequence ATGGTGAGCGTAAGAGTAGATATAGTCTCCAAAGAGATGATCAAACCTTCTAGCCCAACTCCAGATCACCTTCGCTCTTACCAACTCTCCTTTCTTGATCAAATTTCTCCTCCACTATTCGTCCCTTTTGTTATGTTCTATGACAAAGAGAAAGATAGTACTAATAATTATAATGATGTTGTTGAAATATCTACCAAGCTCAAAACAGCCATGTCTCATGTCCTAACTCAATTTTATCCCTTAGCTGGACGACTCAGCGAGGCTACTGCTTCCGTTGATTGCAATGACATGGGAATCCCTTTCTTTGAAGCCAAAGTAAGTTGTCAATTATCTGAGTTCTTAGCTCAAAACCCCATTCTACCTATTGAGCTCAACAAGTTCATCCCATTCAAACCTGATTATGAAGAAGTGTCCCATCTACCTTTAGGCATCCAACTCAACATCTTCAAGTGTGGCTCTATTGCTATTGGTTCATGCATATCTCATAAATTTGTAGATGGCATATCATATTTTATGTTCCTCAATAGATGGACAGCAATTGCTCGAGGAGATCAAGATCAACAACTGAGATTCGAAGCAGCCTCACTCTTTCCTCCTATGAATTTATCACAGTACAACTCTAAAACTGGCTTTGTAAACAAAAATAGCATGAGTTTTACATCTAAAAGATTTGTCTTCAAGGCCTCTAGTATCAAAGATCTTAAACAAAGATATGTTGTGGACAATAAAAGTGTTTCTCGTGTGGAGGCTTTGTCAGCTTTCATATGGAACCGTTTTGTTGCTGTTGATGATTTATCCAAGAAAACTAATAATTATGTGATGAGTTATCCAATGAATCTTCGAAACAGGTTTGATCCTCCACTCTTAGACTGTTCATTTGGAAATATTTTCAGACTTGTAATGTTTGATGTTGATGTATCCGAAGATAATGAGTGTGAGATTTTTATAAGAAAGCTTAGAGAAGAATTTAGTCACATTGATGGCAAGTATTTGAAAATGCTACAGCAACAAGAGGGAATGGTGAAACACTTGGATTTTATTAAGAAGATGACTAATGAAAAGACTCTTTTTAGTTTCAGTAGTTGGTGCAGATTTCCTTTGTATGAATCAGATTTTGGTTGGGGAAAGCCTGTTTGGGTTGGCGTGCCTCCCTTTCCATCCAATAATTTGGTCGTGTTAATGGATTCGAAATCAGGTGATGGTGGAATAGAAGCCTTTATCAACTTAGACAAAAATGTCATGGATAAACTTGAATCGGATGAAGAGTTTCTGGCATTTGTGTCTGTttga
- the LOC115712415 gene encoding stemmadenine O-acetyltransferase-like, with translation MAEVKVIEIIKRETINPSSSTPPDLKIHKLSLLDQFQPEIYGQVIYFYQNTKNDINIITTNDQKSHQLKKSLTETLTRFHPIAGRINNNTTAIDCNDEGALYIEARFHGLNLSTFLQQELSVAQLQHLLASESQSPESNSWPQLLVQATFFDCGGLALGICLSHKSCDATSMGIFMKSWAEISNESPQKVFPVFNAASYFPPIEISDQRPALVLKKVESVVKRFVFEKKKLVKLKAETASESVDQPTRVEVVTALIWKCFMAASTRSSNPNGVNKFALTQSMNIRKRVDPPLPEHLVGNVVGCFIARMELGHDDDDDDEVTLKGLVALLRNGIREYAETKAKKLREDGACEVIGRDMKETFELFGCEDTKVLIFTSLCSFELYKMVDFGWGKPIWVTVPAAESHSNVIILMDTKEGGVEATVSLTKEDMALFETDPQLLAFAYPSTLNSQV, from the coding sequence ATGGCAGAGGTTAAAGttattgagatcattaaaagaGAAACCATAAACCCATCTTCTTCAACTCCACCTGACCTTAAAATCCACAAACTTTCTCTATTGGATCAGTTCCAACCAGAAATATACGGCCAAGTAATTTATTTCTACCAAAACACTAAAAACGACATCAATATTATCACCACCAACGACCAAAAATCACATCAACTTAAGAAATCATTAACAGAAACCTTAACTCGCTTCCACCCTATAGCCGGAAGAATCAATAACAACACAACCGCCATTGATTGTAACGACGAAGGAGCTCTATACATCGAAGCTCGATTCCATGGCCTTAATCTCTCAACATTTCTACAACAAGAACTATCGGTGGCCCAACTCCAACATCTCCTGGCCTCGGAAAGCCAATCGCCGGAGTCGAACTCGTGGCCTCAGCTACTTGTTCAAGCTACTTTCTTTGACTGTGGAGGGTTAGCCCTAGGTATCTGCTTGTCCCACAAATCATGTGACGCAACAAGTATGGGAATATTTATGAAAAGTTGGGCTGAAATCTCAAACGAGTCTCCACAAAAAGTGTTCCCGGTGTTCAACGCCGCCTCCTACTTCCCTCCCATAGAAATCTCCGACCAGAGACCTGCCTTGGTGTTGAAGAAAGTGGAGTCAGTAGTTAAGAGGTTTGTGTTTGAGAAAAAAAAGCTTGTGAAACTCAAGGCTGAAACAGCTAGCGAAAGCGTGGACCAACCGACTAGGGTTGAGGTAGTCACAGCTTTGATTTGGAAGTGTTTCATGGCTGCTTCAACAAGATCATCAAACCCTAATGGTGTTAACAAGTTTGCGTTAACTCAATCCATGAACATACGAAAAAGGGTTGACCCGCCTTTGCCGGAACACTTGGTGGGGAACGTAGTTGGATGCTTTATTGCACGGATGGAATTAGggcatgatgatgatgatgatgatgaggtcACACTCAAGGGTTTGGTGGCTTTGTTAAGGAATGGAATAAGAGAATATGCTGAAACTAAAGCAAAAAAGCTTCGAGAAGATGGGGCGTGTGAGGTGATAGGTAGGGACATGAAAGAAACTTTTGAGTTATTTGGATGTGAAGATACTAAGGTGTTGATTTTCACAAGTTTGTGTAGCTTTGAGCTTTATAAGATGGTTGATTTTGGGTGGGGTAAGCCTATTTGGGTGACTGTTCCGGCTGCCGAAAGCCATAGCAATGTGATCATTTTAATGGACACAAAAGAGGGTGGTGTTGAGGCTACGGTTTCTTTGACCAAAGAGGATATGGCTTTGTTTGAGACTGACCCTCAGCTTCTTGCATTTGCTTATCCATCCACTTTGAACTCACAGGTTTGA
- the LOC115713140 gene encoding stemmadenine O-acetyltransferase-like, which translates to MEINKIEIVRRQTIKPSYPTPPHQKHFNLSFLDQIAPAIYTSIVLFYPKNYNNHIDLIDTSYDHHGYLKKTLSKILARSFFPLAGRINNNTTIECTDEGVPFFEAKFKGSLSTFLEQKSHNNVVELLKQFLPANNMVSIDQATSTWPLLLVQVTSFDCGGLAIGVCMSHKFADAATLSIFMKSWAKTPVEAAIRDGCCDQALDPDYRAASLFPGRDLLTLPPATESELNNTVDIITKRYVFGKTKIVHLKAKATKVNNPTRVEVVTAFVWNCATNANKRHRFSVLAQCVNLRKKVEPPFPDNLVGNLVGYFSVSVDCKTNDKDYNKSDQFCDLVAKLRKGNIEYSENEAKKLRAGKEGLEVLSRWSEEGGELVRKDDANVFICSSWCNFGFYEIDFGWGKPIWASNPPYISYENIMTLMDTKEGDGVEVYLTLSKDNMASFERDPYIQSMITSSI; encoded by the coding sequence ATGGAGATCAATAAGATTGAAATTGTTAGAAGACAAACCATAAAACCATCTTATCCAACTCCTCCTCACCAAAAACACTTCAATCTCTCTTTTCTTGATCAAATTGCCCCAGCAATATACACTTCGATcgttcttttctatccaaagaATTATAACAATCATATTGACCTCATTGATACATCTTATGATCATCATGGCTACCTAAAGAAAACACTCTCAAAAATCTTGGCTCGTAGCTTCTTTCCCCTAGCGGGTAGAATTAATAACAACACAACTATTGAGTGCACAGACGAAGGCGTTCCGTTTTTCGAAGCCAAATTCAAAGGCTCTCTCTCAACTTTCCTTGAGCAAAAATCACACAATAATGTGGTTGAGTTACTCAAGCAATTCCTTCCGGCTAATAATATGGTATCCATTGATCAGGCAACTAGTACTTGGCCTCTATTGCTCGTTCAAGTGACTTCCTTTGATTGTGGCGGCTTGGCCATCGGTGTCTGCATGTCGCATAAGTTTGCAGATGCAGCCACACTCAGCATATTCATGAAAAGTTGGGCTAAAACCCCTGTCGAAGCAGCCATCAGAGATGGCTGCTGCGATCAAGCATTAGACCCGGATTATAGGGCTGCGTCCCTGTTTCCGGGTCGAGATTTGTTGACATTGCCGCCTGCTACGGAGTCTGAGTTGAATAACACGGTAGATATTATAACAAAAAGGTACGTGTTTGGTAAAACTAAAATAGTTCATCTTAAGGCCAAAGCCACTAAGGTTAATAACCCTACTCGAGTTGAAGTTGTAACTGCATTCGTTTGGAATTGTGCCACAAATGCAAATAAGCGACATAGGTTCTCAGTTTTGGCTCAGTGTGTGAATCTACGAAAAAAGGTTGAGCCTCCTTTTCCAGACAACTTAGTTGGAAATCTTGTTGGGTATTTCTCAGTGAGTGTAGATTGTAAAACTAATGATAAAGATTATAATAAATCAGATCAATTTTGTGATTTGGTGGCTAAGTTGAGGAAAGGAAATATAGAATATAGTGAGAACGAAGCAAAAAAATTGAGAGCAGGAAAGGAGGGGTTGGAGGTGTTATCTCGGTGGTCTGAAGAAGGAGGAgaattggttagaaaagatgATGCGAATGTTTTCATTTGTTCGAGCTGGTGTAATTTTGGATTTTATGAGATTGATTTTGGTTGGGGTAAGCCAATTTGGGCGAGTAATCCACCTTATATTTCTtatgaaaatataatgacattgaTGGACACAAAAGAGGGGGATGGAGTAGAGGTTTACCTGACTTTAAGTAAAGACAACATGGCCTCCTTTGAGCGTGACCCTTATATTCAATCAATGATCACTTCCTCAATTTGA